The Papaver somniferum cultivar HN1 chromosome 3, ASM357369v1, whole genome shotgun sequence genome includes a region encoding these proteins:
- the LOC113360059 gene encoding uncharacterized protein LOC113360059, translating to MEQNYKSLLESNKWTTRLTPRMQARFNNRITDCRSYKFWRSSEKVFEIISPTGKHTVDLDSRTCSCKWWQKHSFPCTHAMKAMLQIGNDEPYNYISPYYTSDYYRRLYSRPIYLIPDYEKPPGINEKGYVLPPNGGREQDGRHKGVRYRRSREKVCNKRKYGQCGMLTFHNRRTCRRAPLATFRKESQSRMINFLKRMLF from the coding sequence ATGGAGCAGAATTACAAGAGTTTATTGGAGTCTAACAAGTGGACTACAAGGCTTACTCCTCGTATGCAAGCAAGATTTAACAATAGGATAACCGATTGTCGTTCATACAAGTTTTGGAGATCAAGTGAGAAAGTATTTGAGATTATTTCTCCAACAGGAAAGCATACTGTCGACTTGGATTCTAGAACTTGCAGCTGCAAATGGTGGCAAAAACATAGCTTTCCTTGCACTCATGCAATGAAAGCCATGTTGCAGATTGGAAATGATGAACCGTACAACTACATTAGCCCTTACTATACTTCTGACTACTATAGAAGGTTGTACTCTCGACCCATATATCTTATTCCAGACTATGAGAAGCCACCTGGAATTAATGAAAAGGGGTATGTTTTGCCTCCCAATGGCGGTCGAGAACAAGATGGAAGGCATAAAGGTGTTAGGTATAGGCGTAGTCGTGAAAAGGTGTGCAATAAGAGGAAGTATGGCCAATGTGGGATGCTCACCTTTCACAACCGCCGAACATGTCGCAGAGCTCCTTTGGCAACGTTTCGCAAGGAATCTCAGTCCAGGATGATCAACTTCTTGAAGAGGATGTTGTTCTGA